Proteins encoded within one genomic window of Anaerolineae bacterium:
- a CDS encoding helix-turn-helix domain-containing protein, translating into MDKILTVQEVADYLKVSRTTVWRWCNQGKLPAFKVGRGWRIHRSRVEELIGEEIGEEDGKESENERFQAAKPESQQPVADIKLKDSC; encoded by the coding sequence GTGGATAAGATTTTGACGGTGCAAGAAGTCGCAGACTACTTAAAAGTAAGCCGGACTACGGTGTGGCGCTGGTGTAATCAGGGAAAACTACCGGCGTTTAAGGTTGGACGGGGATGGCGTATCCACCGATCAAGGGTGGAGGAGTTGATTGGAGAGGAAATTGGCGAAGAGGATGGTAAAGAGAGTGAAAACGAAAGGTTCCAGGCGGCTAAACCGGAATCACAGCAGCCTGTTGCCGATATCAAACTTAAAGATAGTTGCTAA
- a CDS encoding FHA domain-containing protein, translated as MENLIELWYLNSVAIIVPVIALAVAGYIWYDANQKAVPATNWLIVGVVSLAATLPAAWTALNMDQVEKELLQAYLDQVRTSQQLIGEDVTRVLEALAQQMGLTQTTNINYDNLEMFIYLSIAGFVGSVIAGAGYYRSASASFVVSPPPTDYPQTYQMPPTYPQQPPPPVTPPAPTATVPPSIPSAAKSGSPPLERTKLMAEPAQVVAWLVVRSGSRQGKSYPIGTGESVIGRDGRCQVVLDHESVSGQHAKIRPEHNTFWLYDLASTNGTFLNNQRIQRQRLEDGDEIRLGAMTFTFKEVR; from the coding sequence ATGGAAAACTTGATTGAGCTTTGGTATCTAAACAGTGTGGCGATCATTGTACCGGTAATTGCCCTGGCCGTGGCCGGATATATTTGGTACGACGCCAATCAAAAAGCCGTGCCGGCCACCAACTGGCTGATTGTCGGCGTGGTCAGCCTGGCCGCAACTCTGCCGGCGGCCTGGACTGCGCTGAATATGGATCAGGTTGAGAAAGAACTTTTACAGGCCTATCTGGATCAGGTGAGAACCTCCCAACAGCTTATTGGCGAAGATGTCACCAGAGTGCTTGAAGCCCTGGCCCAACAGATGGGGCTGACCCAAACAACCAATATCAATTATGACAATCTGGAAATGTTTATTTATTTAAGCATTGCCGGTTTTGTGGGCAGCGTCATTGCCGGAGCCGGATATTATCGTAGCGCGTCGGCTTCTTTTGTGGTTTCTCCGCCGCCCACAGACTATCCGCAAACATATCAAATGCCGCCAACATATCCCCAACAGCCCCCCCCGCCGGTAACGCCTCCGGCGCCAACCGCTACAGTCCCGCCATCTATACCATCTGCGGCTAAAAGTGGTTCTCCCCCTTTAGAACGCACCAAACTTATGGCAGAACCGGCCCAGGTAGTGGCCTGGTTGGTCGTTCGGAGCGGGTCGCGCCAGGGGAAGAGCTATCCTATTGGCACAGGCGAATCGGTTATTGGCCGCGACGGCCGGTGCCAGGTGGTTTTGGACCACGAGTCTGTTTCTGGACAACACGCCAAAATCAGGCCGGAACATAATACCTTCTGGTTGTACGACCTGGCCAGCACTAACGGCACTTTTCTCAATAACCAGCGCATTCAACGCCAGCGGCTGGAAGATGGAGACGAAATTCGCCTGGGCGCGATGACATTTACCTTTAAAGAAGTGCGTTGA
- a CDS encoding protein kinase translates to MELSGLKGEYQGRRISINPAQAQQKPLSIGRGQENNLTIHNDLVSRNHAQITLDHTNRWVLYDRGSVNGTWVNGERVAQHYLKSGDQIQIGPTIFAFQDNRSVVTPAPSPPPQTLSQPVSAPSDSKDINLQNYQRLQNLGGGGAAQVVKAQDQKGETVAIKFLVRPDPYLRQKFQGEIRYGQTLRHPHIARIYGGGVTPDNKLYLIMEYVDGPTLRARMAQGRLPFDKVVSIVGQTCEALQYAHKLGIYHRDIKPENIMLNTQGQVKLIDFGIARITSQTTHTADGMIVGTPLYLSYEQAKGHQVDGRSDIYSLGVVLYELLTGYVPFFSQDTLQIVHYHVTQAPTPPGKLNAQIPAHLEKATLRCLEKDKNRRFQTALELAGAIGYTPQVTSHIDDSLFWKPTQQAQLVVLHNGRTIRLNTTIVELHRRDIEPNDHLISRTHAQVENHEGRYWLKDISVNGTFLNGVRIDQMAILQHGDQIQIGNALLRFEVK, encoded by the coding sequence GTGGAATTAAGTGGTCTTAAGGGAGAATATCAGGGACGACGAATTTCCATTAATCCTGCCCAGGCTCAACAAAAACCGTTGTCCATTGGCCGGGGCCAGGAAAATAATTTAACAATACACAACGATCTGGTTTCAAGAAACCATGCTCAGATTACGTTAGATCATACCAACCGTTGGGTTCTGTATGACCGGGGGAGTGTCAACGGCACCTGGGTTAATGGAGAACGGGTTGCCCAACATTATCTAAAGTCGGGGGATCAAATTCAGATCGGGCCGACCATTTTTGCTTTTCAAGATAACCGCAGCGTGGTTACGCCAGCCCCTTCCCCACCGCCTCAGACCCTCTCACAACCGGTATCTGCGCCTTCTGATTCTAAAGATATTAATCTACAAAATTATCAAAGGTTGCAAAACTTGGGCGGCGGTGGGGCGGCCCAAGTAGTCAAAGCGCAAGACCAAAAGGGAGAGACAGTGGCCATTAAATTTCTGGTTCGGCCTGATCCATATTTACGCCAAAAGTTTCAGGGGGAAATCAGATACGGACAAACCCTACGCCATCCCCATATTGCCCGGATTTATGGCGGCGGCGTTACCCCTGACAACAAACTTTATCTGATTATGGAATATGTGGATGGCCCTACCCTGCGCGCGCGGATGGCTCAAGGCCGGTTGCCCTTTGATAAAGTGGTATCCATTGTGGGTCAAACTTGTGAGGCCCTGCAATACGCCCACAAATTGGGTATTTATCACCGGGATATTAAGCCAGAAAATATTATGCTCAATACCCAAGGCCAGGTGAAATTGATTGACTTTGGTATTGCCCGCATCACGTCTCAAACTACCCACACCGCCGACGGCATGATTGTGGGCACGCCTTTGTATTTATCTTATGAACAGGCCAAAGGCCATCAGGTTGACGGGCGGAGCGATATTTACTCGTTAGGCGTAGTGCTGTATGAATTGTTGACCGGCTATGTGCCATTTTTTAGCCAAGATACTTTGCAGATAGTTCATTATCACGTTACCCAGGCGCCCACCCCGCCCGGCAAACTCAATGCTCAGATCCCGGCTCATTTAGAAAAAGCCACCCTGCGTTGCCTGGAGAAAGACAAAAATCGTCGTTTCCAGACCGCGCTGGAATTGGCCGGGGCGATTGGCTATACCCCTCAAGTGACCAGCCACATTGATGACAGCCTTTTTTGGAAACCAACACAGCAAGCCCAATTGGTGGTTCTCCACAACGGCCGAACTATTCGGCTTAATACCACAATCGTTGAACTACACCGTCGCGATATTGAGCCAAACGACCATCTCATTTCACGCACGCATGCTCAGGTTGAAAATCATGAAGGTCGTTACTGGCTGAAAGATATATCTGTTAACGGCACGTTTTTGAACGGGGTCAGAATTGACCAGATGGCTATTTTACAACATGGCGACCAGATTCAAATTGGCAATGCCTTATTGCGGTTTGAAGTTAAATAA